The genomic region CGTCCACATCGGTCCCTCGGACTACGTGGCCTGGCTCGACGACCGCAAGTGGGCGTACGTCCGCCTCGAGGGCCGCGCCTTCGGCGACGTCCCGCTGAACCTGGAGTACAAGCTGGAGGTCTGGGACTCCCCGAACTCCGCGGGTGTCATCATCGACGCCCTGCGTGCCGCGAAGATCGCCAAGGACCGTGGCATCGGCGGCCCGATCCTCTCCGCGTCGAGCTACTTCATGAAGTCGCCGCCGGTCCAGTACTTCGACGACGAGGCCTACGACAACGTCGAGAAGTTCATCAAGGGCGAGGTCGAGCGCTAAAACGCTTGATGTACAGCTCTGTTGAGGGTCCCCGGGTCGCAAGCCCGGGGACCCTCCTCGTATGTGAGGCTGAGCCCCATGGCTGTCGTGCGTGACCTGCGCGTCCTCCTGCGCTTCGAGAACTTCCGGCGTCTGCTCGCCGTCCGGCTGCTGTCGCAGGGAGCCGACGGCGTCTATCAGGTCGCGCTCGCCACGTACGTCGTCTTCTCACCGGAGAAGCAGACCTCGGCAGCGGCCATCGCCTCGGCGATGGCGGTCCTCCTGCTCCCGTACTCCTTCGTCGGCCCTTTCGCGGGCGTCCTGCTGGACCGCTGGCGACGCCGCCAGGTCTTCCTGTACGGGAACCTGCTGCGAGCGTCGCTGGCCGCCCTGACGGCCGTCCTGATGCTGAGCGGCGTGCCGGACTGGCTCTTCTACGCGTCCGCGCTGTGTGTGACCGCGGTCAACCGGTTCGTCCTGGCGGGCCTGTCCGCGGCGCTGCCCCGCGTCGTCGACTCCGAGCGCCTGGTGATGGCCAACTCCCTGTCGCCCACGGCCGGAACACTCGCGGCGACCGTCGGGGGCGGTCTCGCCTTCGTCGTACGCCTCGTCGCCTCCGACTCCGACGCGGCGGTGGTCCTCGTCGGAGCGGTCCTCTACGTGTGCTCCGCGCTCGCGTCGCTGCGCCTGGCACCGGAACTTCTGGGCCCCGACCGGGAGTTGGTGCAGCCACGGCTGAAGGCGGCGCTGCTCGGCACAGCGCGCGGCCTGACGGCAGGCGTACGCCATCTGGCCGCGCCCGCACGTCGGGAGGCCGCCTGGGCGCTGGTCGCGATGACGCTGATGCGGTTCTGCTACGGCGCACTGACAGTCATGGTGCTGATGCTCTGCCGGTACGCCTGGTCGTCGGGCTCGGACGACGACGGGCTCGCCCTCCTCGGCCTGGCCGTGGGGATCTCCGGAGCGGGCTTCTTCGCCGCGGCGGTAGTGACCCCGGCGGCGGTCGGCCGGCTCGGGCCCAGCGGCTGGATCATCGCCTGTGCCGGATCCGCCGCGGTCCTGGAGCCCGCGCTCGGCCTGCCGTTCGCGGAAGTCCCCATACTGGTCGCGGCCTTCGTTCTCGGTCTGACCACCCAGGGCGCGAAGATCGCCACGGACACCGTGGTGCAGTCGTCCGTCGACGACGGCTTCCGTGGCCGGATCTTCGCCGTCTACGACGTGCTGTTCAATGTCGCCTTCGTCGGAGCCGCCGCGGTGGCCGCTCTGATGCTGCCTCCCGATGGCCGATCCGTCCCGCTGGTGGTCACGGTGGCCGTTATCTACGGGGCAGTTGCTGCAACTATGGCCCGCTTTGCGCGGCAGTAAGTGTCACATCAATGCCACAGAGCCTCTTCGCTCTACAGAGTTGTCAGTGGCGGCCGGTAGCTTACGTGCGTCCAATTCGCGCCACGCGCTCCAATGTTCGAGGGGGACCCCCAAAGTGACTACTCCGCCGCCCCAAGGCCAGAACCCGTTCGCGCAGGGGCAGCCGCCCCAGGGCCAAAACCCTTATGGGCAGCCGCCGAGCGGGAACCCGTACGGCCAGCCGCAGCCCGGGGATCCCCAGCAGTCTCCGTACTTCAATCAGGGTGCGCCGGTTCCGCCGCCGCCCGCTCCGTCGCGTGGCGGCTTCAAGAAATACCTGCGGTTCATCATCCCCATAGCCGCGCTGTCCATCGCTGCCGGTGCCTATTTCCTCGGCGGCGACGACGCCACGAAGCTCAAGGCCGGCGACTGCCTGCGGAACACGGGCTCCGACTCCAACGCCACGGTCGAGAAGCTCGACTGCGGCGATTCGAAGGCCACCCACAAGGTTCTGGCGAAGAAGGACGGTTCCACGCTGGCGCAGCTTGCATGCCAGTCCATCCAGGGCACCACCGCTGCTCTCTCCTGGAAGGAAGGGTCCGACTCCTTCGTTCTCTGTCTGGCAGACAACAAGTAGGACCTCACGCGCACACGAGGGGCGGTGTTTCACGTGAAACACCGCCCCTCGGCATCTCCGGCTCCACGAGAGCAGGTCATGTTTCACGTGAAACATGACCCCGTCGCGCGTCCTCAGTTCTGCGCGGCCCACCATTCCTTGAGCGCCGATACCGCTGCGTCGTACTCCATCGGTCCGTTCTCCAGACGCAGTTCCAGCAGGAACTTGTAAGCCTGCCCGATGGCCGGGCCGGGCCCGACACCCAGGATCTCCATGATCTGGTTGCCGTCGAGGTCGGGTCGGATCGCGTCCAGTTCCTCCTGCCCCTGAAGCTGCGCGATGCGCTCCTCCAGGCCGTCGTACGCGCTGGAGAGCGCGGCAGCTTTGCGCTTGTTGCGCGTCGTGCAGTCGGAGCGGGTCAGCTTGTGGAGGCGGTCGAGGAGCGGACCCGCATCACGCACGTACCTCCGGACCGCGGAGTCCGTCCACTCCCCGGTGCCGTAGCCGTGGAAACGCAGGTGCAACTCGACCAGACGCGAGACGTCCTTCACGAGGTCGTTGGAGTACTTGAGCGCCGTCATACGCTTCTTGGTCATCTTGGCGCCCACCACCTCGTGGTGGTGGAAGGAGACCCGGCCGTCGTTCTCGAAACGACGCGTCCGCGGCTTGCCGATGTCATGGAACAGCGCTGCCAGACGCAGGGTGAGGTCAGGACCGTCCGTCTCCAGCGCCATCGCCTGCTCCAGGACGATCAGAGTGTGGTCGTAGACGTCCTTGTGCCGATGGTGCTCATCCCGCTCCAGACGCAGGGCGGGCAGCTCGGGCAGCACCCGGTCGGCGAGCCCTGTGTCGACGAGCAGCGTCAGCCCCTTGCGCGGGTGCGCGGACAGGACCAGCTTGTTCACCTCGTCACGCACCCGCTCGGCGGAGACGATCTCGATGCGCTCGGCCATGGCCTTCATCGCCGCAACGACCTCCGGCGCCACCTCGAAGTCGAGCTGCGCCGCGAACCGCGCGGCCCGCATCATCCGCAGGGGGTCGTCGGAGAAGGAGGCCTCGGGGGTGCCCGGAGTCTGCAGCACGCTCGCGGCAAGATCGTCGAGCCCGCCGTGCGGATCGATGAACGCCTTCTCGGGGAGCGCCACGGCCATCGCGTTCACTGTGAAGTCACGGCGCACCAGGTCTTCCTCGATGGAGTCGCCGTACGAGACCTCGGGCTTGCGCGAGGCACGGTCGTATGCCTCCGAGCGATACGTCGTCACCTCGATGTCAAAGCGCTGGCTGACGTCTCCGACGCGGGCCTCCTTCTGCGCACCGACCGTGCCGAAGGCGATCCCGACCTCCCACACCGCGTCCGCCCAGGGCCTCATGATCTTCAGTACGTCGTCGGGCCGGGCGTCGGTCGTGAAGTCCAGGTCGTTGCCGAGCCGGCCGAGGAGGGCATCCCGGACCGAGCCGCCGACCAGGGCGAGGGAGAACCCGGCCTCGTGGAAACGGCGGGCGAGATCATCGGCGACGGGGGACACCCGCAGCAGTTCACTCACCGCGCGGCTCTGCACCTGATTCAGGGACCTGGGATTGTCTTCGTTGGCATTCGGCACAACAGAAAAGGGTACGTGGCCCGGACGCCCGCATGCGCCTCCATTAAACGTGCACAGATACCTTCCCCCACCCCTCTGAAGGGCTCACTAGAGATACGTGGACATAATGGGACAGTGCCGTCTCCCCCCCCGATCTTGTGGACCGGACCGCGGCACTTACCCTCAGCGCGCATCGTTACCATGCGTGGACGCACATTCCGACGACCACTGACGACGACGAGGGACGGGCGAGCGCGTGGCCGAGGCGGCAGACTTCCAGGGGACGAGTCCCTCACCTGCCCGCCGCTGGCTGCGGCGCACCGGGGCTCTGCTCGCCGGCGCGCCCCTGCTGGCCGGCCTCTGCCAGCTGCCCGTGTCGCCGTCCGCGTACGCCGCCGAGCGCAGCGCCGCGGCGGAGGTTTCCGGTTCCCGTACGGTCGACGTCTCCCTGGACTCGCTGAGCCCCCGCGTGCCTTCCGACGGGGACACGCTCACCGTCTCCGGCAGGATCGTCAACAAGGGCAAGCAGACGATCACGGGCGCGCACGTCGGCCTGCGTGTGGGCCCCACGATGAACGGCCGCTCGGCGATCGACAACGTCGCGGCCGCCAATCCGTACGCGGGCACGAACGTCGGCGGCAAGTACGTGGCGGAATTCTCCAAGCTCGCGCCGGGTATCCCACAGACTTTCAGCATCTCCGTCCCCGTCGACAAGCTGCCCCTCGGGTCCGACGGCGTCTATCAGTTCGGTGTCACACTCACCGGCAGGACCCCCGCCGCGGCGTACGACCAGATCCTCGGTATCGAGCGGACCTTCCTGCCGTGGCAGCCCGAGGCGGCGGACACCAAGACCCGGACCACCTACCTCTGGCCGCTCATCTCCACCTCCCACATGACGGCCGAGACGGGGTCGAACGAGCAGCAGACCCCCGTCTTCGAGAACGACAGCCTGGCCGCTGAGATCGCCCCCGGCGGCCGCCTGCAGCAGCTCCTGGCGCTCGGCAAGAGCCTCGACGTCACCTGGGTCCTCGACCCGGATCTGCTGGCCTCCGTGGACGCGATGACCCGCAGCTACCGGGTCCAGGTGAACGGCTCCAGCGAAACGACCACGGCGGGCACCCACCAGGCGGTGGCCAAGCAGTGGCTCGCCGAGCTGGAGAACACGGTCGAGAACGAGGAAGTCGTCGCTCTTCCCTTCGCCGACCCGGACCTGGCGTCGCTGGCCCACAACGGAAAGACGGCCACCGGGACGCTCAGCCATCTCAAGGACGCGACCACCGTGGCCGCGACGACGGTGGAGTCGATCCTCCACGTGGTCCCCAGCACGGACTATGCCTGGCCCGCGAACGGCGCGATCGACCCCTCGATCGTCAAGGTCGCCACCTCGGCCGGGGCCGACACCGTGATCTCCCGCAGCGACAGCCTGAAGGAGACCGGAAGTCTGCCGTACACGCCTTCGGCGGCGCGACCGATCGGCGGCGGCACCACAGCGGTGGTCGCGGACGCCCGTCTGTCGACGGCGTTCCAGGGCGACATGACGGTGGCGAGCAACTCCACGCTCGCCGTGCAGAGGTTCCTCGCCCAGAGCCTGATGTTCGCGCTCCAGGTCCCGGACAAGCAGCGCAGTGTCGTGGTCGCTCCGCAGCGCATGCCGACCGCCAGCCAGGCCCAGGCAATGGCACAGGCGCTGACGGAGCTCCAGAACGGAAACTGGTCGCAGTCGGCGGACCTGTCCGCGGCCACCAAGGCCAAGCCTGACGCGGGGGCCACCACACGGGTCCCGTCGGCGTCCTCGTACCCCAAGTCACTGCGCAAGCAGGAGCTGCCGCAGACGGCCTTCGAGCAGATCGAGCGGACGCAGGGCAACCTCGACAGCTTCCAGGTGATCCTGGCGGACAAGTCCCGCGTGGTCACCCCCTTCGGACGGGCCATGGACCGGTCGATGTCCACGTCCTGGCGCGGCCGCACCACCGACGCGACGCTCTACCGCGACGGTGTGGAGGCGTACCTCACCCGGCTCACCGAGAGCGTCGGACTGATCAAGAAGTCCGAGGCGAAGCTGTCGGGCCGCAGCGCCACGATCCCCGTGACGGTGCAGAACAACCTCGTCCAGGGCGTCGACCGCCTGGTACTGCGCCTGACCTCGACCCAGCCGAGCCGCCTCAGCATCGGTGACGGCGCCTACGACGAGCAGCCGGTCGCGGTCTCGGGCGGGCACAGCCAGTCGGTGAAGTTCACCACCAACGCTCATGCGAACGGCCGGGCGGGGGTCGTCGCCCAGCTCTACACGGAGGACGGCCAGAAGTACGGCCCCGCCGTCTCCTTCGATGTGAAGGTCACCGAGATCACCGCCACGGTGATGCTGGTCATCGCCGGTGGTGTCCTGTTGCTCGTACTCGCCGGATTCCGGATGTACACGCAGCGCAAGCGCGCCGCCCGCGAGGCCACACGGGAATCGGCGAACGTCCACGGGGACGACGAGGACGATGAAACTCCCGAGGCGTCCGAGGCCGAGTCGGGGGAACCCGAGCCGGAAAAGGGGGCACGGGAGCCGGAGCACCCGAGTGACCCTTCACCGGACACCGCACCGGAAATCACGGACCCGTCCGGCACGGGTGAGAGAGTGGACCGTTGAGCGATGTCGCGGCCGGTGGGCCCGGGGACGATGAGGTGGGGTAACCATGAACGCGCCGTACGACGGTGACCGCGGCCAGGGCGCGGGCGGCTCCGGCCACCCCGACGACCCGCCGCAGGGCCCGCCGGAACCCGGCGAGGTGCCTCCGCAGCCCGCACCCGACGTGTACTTCCAGGATGCCTACGCCCAGGATCCCTACCGGGCGCAGGACCTCTCCGCCCAGGACCCCGTCACCGAGGCCCTCTACGACCGCGCCGCTCATCCCCCGCCGCCGCCCGGCACCTACCAGCCGCAGCCCCCGCTCTACGCCCAGCCGCCCCAGTCTCCGTACGCCCCCGACCCGCGTGTCTGGGCGCAGACCCCGGCCCCCGAGCCAGAAGGCCCCACCCAGTACCTGCCGTACGGCGACGATCCCCGCACGACCCAGTTCGTAGGCGTGGACGACCTGGTGACCCAGGCCGGCGAGCAGCGCCACGAGCCGGACGCGTTCGCCCATCTCTTCCGGGATCAGCAGCAGGGCGCCGGGTATCCCCTCCAGGACCAGCAGGGCAGCGGATATCCGCCCGCGGGTCCGCCCGGCGTGCCCGCGCCGACACCCGCACCGGCTCCGGCTGCCGCCCCCCCGCCGCCGCCTCAGCCTGCCCCTGCGCCCGCGCCCGCGGCTGCGACTGCGGCCGCGAAGAAGTCCGGTGGGCGTGCGTCCGGTCTCCTGAAGTCGAGCGCGGTCATGGCGGCGGGCACCATGGTGTCCCGTCTCACCGGCTTCATCCGCTCCGCTCTGATCGTCGCGGCACTCGGCGTCGGCCTCCTCGGTGACACCTTCCAGGTCGCGTACCAGCTGCCGACGATGATCTACATCCTGACCGTCGGCGGCGGCCTCAACTCCGTCTTCGTACCTCAGCTGGTGCGCGCCATGAAGGACGACGAGGACGGTGGTGAGGCATTCGCCAACCGGCTGCTGACCCTCGTCGTCGTGGCTCTCGGCGCGCTCACCGCACTCGCGGTCTTCGCCGCTCCGCTCCTGGTCCGCATGCTCTCGGCACCCGTCGCGAGCGATCCGGCGGCCAACGACGTCGCCATCACGTTCGCCCGATACTTCCTGCCCACGATCTTCTTCATGGGCATCCACGTGGTGATGGGTCAGATCCTGAACGCACGCGGAAAGTTCGGCGCGATGATGTGGACCCCGGTCCTCAACAACGTCGTCATCATCGTGACGCTCGGCCTGTTCATCTGGGTGTACGGCACCGCGGAGAACTCCGGCATGAAGGCCGCGACCATCCCGCCGGAGGGCGAGCGGCTGCTCGGCATCGGTGTCCTGCTCGGCCTCGTCGTCCAAGCCCTCGCGATGATCCCGTACCTCCGCGAGACCGGATTCCGACTGCGGCTGCGCTTCGACTGGAAGGGCCACGGGCTCGGCAAGGCCGCGATGCTCGCCAAGTGGACGGTGCTCTTCGTCCTCGCCAACCAGGCGGGCGCGATCGTGGTGACCCAGCTGTCCACCGCGGCGGGCAAGGACTCACCGGTCGACGGCACCGGCTTCGCGGCCTACGCCAACGCCCAGCTCATCTGGGGCCTCCCGCAGGCCATCATCACGGTCTCCCTGATGGCCGCTCTGTTGCCGCGGCTCTCGCGTTCGGCCCACGAGGGCGACAGCGGCGCGGTCCGCGACGACATCTCCCAGGGGCTGCGCACGACCGCCGTGGCGATCGTGCCGATCTCCTTCGGCTTCGTCGCGCTCGGCATCCCGATGTGCACGCTGATTTTCGGCGCCTCCGGGG from Streptomyces sp. NBC_00878 harbors:
- a CDS encoding DUF6049 family protein, whose translation is MAEAADFQGTSPSPARRWLRRTGALLAGAPLLAGLCQLPVSPSAYAAERSAAAEVSGSRTVDVSLDSLSPRVPSDGDTLTVSGRIVNKGKQTITGAHVGLRVGPTMNGRSAIDNVAAANPYAGTNVGGKYVAEFSKLAPGIPQTFSISVPVDKLPLGSDGVYQFGVTLTGRTPAAAYDQILGIERTFLPWQPEAADTKTRTTYLWPLISTSHMTAETGSNEQQTPVFENDSLAAEIAPGGRLQQLLALGKSLDVTWVLDPDLLASVDAMTRSYRVQVNGSSETTTAGTHQAVAKQWLAELENTVENEEVVALPFADPDLASLAHNGKTATGTLSHLKDATTVAATTVESILHVVPSTDYAWPANGAIDPSIVKVATSAGADTVISRSDSLKETGSLPYTPSAARPIGGGTTAVVADARLSTAFQGDMTVASNSTLAVQRFLAQSLMFALQVPDKQRSVVVAPQRMPTASQAQAMAQALTELQNGNWSQSADLSAATKAKPDAGATTRVPSASSYPKSLRKQELPQTAFEQIERTQGNLDSFQVILADKSRVVTPFGRAMDRSMSTSWRGRTTDATLYRDGVEAYLTRLTESVGLIKKSEAKLSGRSATIPVTVQNNLVQGVDRLVLRLTSTQPSRLSIGDGAYDEQPVAVSGGHSQSVKFTTNAHANGRAGVVAQLYTEDGQKYGPAVSFDVKVTEITATVMLVIAGGVLLLVLAGFRMYTQRKRAAREATRESANVHGDDEDDETPEASEAESGEPEPEKGAREPEHPSDPSPDTAPEITDPSGTGERVDR
- a CDS encoding MFS transporter, translating into MAVVRDLRVLLRFENFRRLLAVRLLSQGADGVYQVALATYVVFSPEKQTSAAAIASAMAVLLLPYSFVGPFAGVLLDRWRRRQVFLYGNLLRASLAALTAVLMLSGVPDWLFYASALCVTAVNRFVLAGLSAALPRVVDSERLVMANSLSPTAGTLAATVGGGLAFVVRLVASDSDAAVVLVGAVLYVCSALASLRLAPELLGPDRELVQPRLKAALLGTARGLTAGVRHLAAPARREAAWALVAMTLMRFCYGALTVMVLMLCRYAWSSGSDDDGLALLGLAVGISGAGFFAAAVVTPAAVGRLGPSGWIIACAGSAAVLEPALGLPFAEVPILVAAFVLGLTTQGAKIATDTVVQSSVDDGFRGRIFAVYDVLFNVAFVGAAAVAALMLPPDGRSVPLVVTVAVIYGAVAATMARFARQ
- a CDS encoding CCA tRNA nucleotidyltransferase; amino-acid sequence: MPNANEDNPRSLNQVQSRAVSELLRVSPVADDLARRFHEAGFSLALVGGSVRDALLGRLGNDLDFTTDARPDDVLKIMRPWADAVWEVGIAFGTVGAQKEARVGDVSQRFDIEVTTYRSEAYDRASRKPEVSYGDSIEEDLVRRDFTVNAMAVALPEKAFIDPHGGLDDLAASVLQTPGTPEASFSDDPLRMMRAARFAAQLDFEVAPEVVAAMKAMAERIEIVSAERVRDEVNKLVLSAHPRKGLTLLVDTGLADRVLPELPALRLERDEHHRHKDVYDHTLIVLEQAMALETDGPDLTLRLAALFHDIGKPRTRRFENDGRVSFHHHEVVGAKMTKKRMTALKYSNDLVKDVSRLVELHLRFHGYGTGEWTDSAVRRYVRDAGPLLDRLHKLTRSDCTTRNKRKAAALSSAYDGLEERIAQLQGQEELDAIRPDLDGNQIMEILGVGPGPAIGQAYKFLLELRLENGPMEYDAAVSALKEWWAAQN
- the murJ gene encoding murein biosynthesis integral membrane protein MurJ, whose product is MNAPYDGDRGQGAGGSGHPDDPPQGPPEPGEVPPQPAPDVYFQDAYAQDPYRAQDLSAQDPVTEALYDRAAHPPPPPGTYQPQPPLYAQPPQSPYAPDPRVWAQTPAPEPEGPTQYLPYGDDPRTTQFVGVDDLVTQAGEQRHEPDAFAHLFRDQQQGAGYPLQDQQGSGYPPAGPPGVPAPTPAPAPAAAPPPPPQPAPAPAPAAATAAAKKSGGRASGLLKSSAVMAAGTMVSRLTGFIRSALIVAALGVGLLGDTFQVAYQLPTMIYILTVGGGLNSVFVPQLVRAMKDDEDGGEAFANRLLTLVVVALGALTALAVFAAPLLVRMLSAPVASDPAANDVAITFARYFLPTIFFMGIHVVMGQILNARGKFGAMMWTPVLNNVVIIVTLGLFIWVYGTAENSGMKAATIPPEGERLLGIGVLLGLVVQALAMIPYLRETGFRLRLRFDWKGHGLGKAAMLAKWTVLFVLANQAGAIVVTQLSTAAGKDSPVDGTGFAAYANAQLIWGLPQAIITVSLMAALLPRLSRSAHEGDSGAVRDDISQGLRTTAVAIVPISFGFVALGIPMCTLIFGASGAGEATNMGYMLMAFGLGLIPYSVQYVVLRAFYAYEDTRTPFYNTVIVAAVNAGASALCFFLLPPRWAVAGMAASYGLAYAIGVGVAWRRLRKRLGGDLDGARVLRTYARLGIAAVPAALLSGAACYGIARTLGQGVGGSFASLLGGGVVLLGVFYVAARRMRIEELNGMVGMVRGRLGR